In the genome of Actinomycetes bacterium, one region contains:
- the truA gene encoding tRNA pseudouridine(38-40) synthase TruA, with protein sequence MVNYRAVVEYDGTEYCGFQIQPEGVATIQGCIQQAIAAVTGNEVSIKYAGRTDAGVHALHQVINFKLGSHQDIGRFKWSLNCVLPHDISIMDISPAEDEFDARRDAVRRQYSYYVVNDRVQSVFLKRYSIMVTQKLDLDLMKKAAGLLQGKKDFKAFGNQGEYGSTIRIIYGLDIIRNIDNLIIFRIEGSSFLYNMVRIIVGTLLELGKGLRSLESIHKALEARERELAGKTAPAKGLFLTKVLY encoded by the coding sequence ATGGTAAATTACAGGGCTGTGGTTGAATACGATGGTACAGAGTACTGTGGGTTTCAAATCCAGCCTGAAGGTGTGGCTACCATACAGGGCTGCATCCAGCAGGCTATTGCGGCAGTAACCGGTAATGAGGTCAGCATAAAGTATGCAGGAAGGACCGATGCGGGGGTTCATGCTTTGCACCAGGTGATAAATTTCAAGCTTGGCAGCCACCAGGATATTGGCCGGTTCAAATGGTCGCTGAATTGTGTTTTACCCCATGATATATCCATAATGGATATCAGCCCGGCGGAAGATGAGTTTGATGCCAGAAGAGACGCGGTGAGAAGGCAGTACAGCTATTATGTGGTAAATGATAGGGTGCAAAGTGTTTTCTTAAAGAGATACAGCATAATGGTTACCCAGAAATTGGACCTGGATCTGATGAAGAAAGCGGCCGGCCTGTTACAGGGCAAGAAAGATTTCAAGGCTTTTGGCAACCAGGGTGAGTATGGAAGCACAATCCGTATAATATATGGGTTGGATATTATAAGAAATATTGATAATTTAATAATTTTCAGGATAGAAGGAAGCTCCTTTTTATATAATATGGTGAGGATTATAGTGGGTACCTTACTGGAGCTGGGAAAGGGACTGAGGTCTCTGGAATCTATCCACAAGGCATTAGAGGCAAGGGAAAGGGAGCTGGCTGGTAAAACCGCCCCGGCGAAGGGGTTGTTCCTGACCAAGGTCTTATACTGA
- the rplQ gene encoding 50S ribosomal protein L17, whose translation MVVPKKGPRFGQDSSHQKAMMANMAISLFEHGRIKTTLPKAKLLRGFVDKLITTAKKDDLAARRRCLKLLSNYKAVQMLFDKVVPAAYERSSGYTRILKLKNRVGDNAQVVIMELIE comes from the coding sequence ATGGTAGTACCAAAAAAAGGGCCCAGGTTTGGGCAGGATAGCAGCCATCAGAAGGCGATGATGGCCAATATGGCTATTTCCCTGTTTGAGCATGGCAGAATAAAAACAACCCTCCCCAAAGCTAAGCTGTTAAGAGGGTTTGTGGATAAATTAATAACCACTGCTAAGAAAGACGACCTGGCAGCCAGAAGGCGCTGCCTTAAGCTTTTAAGCAATTACAAGGCGGTACAGATGCTTTTTGACAAAGTGGTGCCAGCTGCCTATGAACGTTCCAGCGGATATACCAGGATTCTTAAGCTTAAGAACCGGGTGGGTGATAACGCTCAGGTGGTTATTATGGAACTGATAGAATAG
- a CDS encoding DNA-directed RNA polymerase subunit alpha, whose amino-acid sequence MLKMQKPKVTVKHTDDYNGQFMVEPLERGFGHTLGNSIRRVLLSSIEGVGITRIKLEDVKHEFSTLKGMKEDILEFVANLKGVVFKMDSEEPVKLKLSKKGAAAVKATDIKLSSEVEIINPDTYLATLSKDSELKAELILEKGKGYKTSAENSVEGDPIGVVPLDTIFSPIKKVSFKVENTRVGQMTNFDRLVLDITTNGSVKPEDALSQASKIINDYMALLIDLSDNNNKDDPIFEEVKEEEEKPSYPSIEELELSVRAYNCLKREGIDTVEKLLNYSEDELLDIRNFGQKSIQEVKDKVKDLGLSFKKK is encoded by the coding sequence TTGCTTAAAATGCAAAAACCAAAAGTTACAGTTAAACATACAGACGATTATAATGGCCAGTTTATGGTAGAACCTCTGGAAAGAGGATTCGGGCATACTCTGGGCAATTCCATAAGAAGAGTGCTGCTTTCATCTATTGAGGGAGTGGGCATAACCAGGATTAAATTGGAGGATGTAAAGCATGAGTTCTCTACCCTTAAGGGGATGAAAGAGGACATACTGGAGTTTGTTGCCAATTTAAAAGGCGTGGTATTTAAGATGGATTCCGAGGAGCCGGTAAAGCTAAAGCTGTCCAAAAAGGGAGCTGCTGCGGTAAAGGCTACTGATATTAAGTTAAGTTCCGAAGTTGAAATTATAAATCCTGATACTTATCTGGCTACTCTGAGCAAGGATAGCGAGTTAAAAGCAGAACTGATACTGGAAAAGGGCAAGGGGTATAAGACCTCTGCGGAAAATTCAGTGGAAGGCGATCCCATCGGTGTAGTTCCTCTGGATACCATATTTTCACCCATAAAGAAGGTTTCTTTTAAGGTGGAAAATACCAGGGTGGGGCAGATGACCAACTTTGACCGGCTGGTTCTGGATATAACTACCAATGGCAGTGTTAAACCGGAAGATGCCTTAAGCCAGGCATCCAAGATTATAAATGATTATATGGCCTTGCTTATTGACCTTTCTGATAATAACAACAAAGATGATCCCATCTTTGAGGAGGTTAAGGAAGAAGAAGAGAAGCCTTCCTATCCTTCCATAGAGGAGTTGGAGTTATCGGTAAGGGCTTATAACTGCCTGAAAAGAGAAGGAATTGATACAGTGGAGAAGCTTCTAAATTATAGTGAAGATGAACTGCTGGATATAAGGAATTTTGGGCAGAAGTCAATTCAGGAAGTAAAAGATAAAGTAAAGGACTTAGGTTTATCCTTTAAGAAAAAATAG
- the rpsD gene encoding 30S ribosomal protein S4 yields MTNKIGSPCKLCRREKQKLFLKGQRCFTDKCAMERKPYVPGEKAKRRTIESEYYSQLREKQKAKRYYGLRERQFRNYYEQAVKKKGITGEILLQLLETRLDNVLYLIGLASSRIQAKQLVGHGHVTVDGKVVDIPSYQVKENQEISIADKSKDIVPVLEAKESAASLTPPDWLEVDLNQLKGKCLRVPTREEIKVPINERIIIELYSK; encoded by the coding sequence ATGACTAATAAAATTGGTTCACCCTGCAAACTCTGCAGGAGAGAAAAACAAAAATTGTTTTTAAAAGGCCAGAGGTGCTTTACTGATAAGTGTGCTATGGAGAGAAAGCCCTATGTACCTGGGGAAAAAGCCAAGAGAAGGACCATAGAGAGCGAGTACTATTCTCAGTTAAGAGAGAAACAGAAGGCAAAGAGGTATTATGGCCTGAGAGAGAGACAATTTAGAAATTATTACGAGCAGGCAGTTAAGAAAAAGGGGATTACCGGTGAAATACTGCTGCAGCTTTTAGAGACCAGGCTGGATAATGTATTATATCTTATAGGGCTGGCCTCTTCCAGAATACAGGCCAAGCAGCTGGTCGGCCACGGCCATGTAACGGTGGATGGCAAAGTTGTAGATATACCTTCATATCAGGTAAAGGAAAATCAGGAGATAAGCATAGCTGATAAGAGCAAGGATATTGTCCCTGTTCTGGAAGCTAAAGAGAGTGCAGCCAGCCTGACCCCTCCGGATTGGCTGGAGGTTGATTTAAACCAGCTTAAGGGAAAATGCCTGCGGGTTCCTACCAGGGAAGAGATAAAGGTACCTATTAATGAGCGTATAATTATAGAGCTGTATTCTAAGTAG
- the rpsK gene encoding 30S ribosomal protein S11, with product MAKKTTKRRLRKKERKNIAYGIAHVQSTFNNTIVNITDQNGNTIAWGSAGGKGFKGSRKSTPFAAQITANEVAREAQEHGISKVDVRVKGVGSGRETAVRSLQAAGIEIGNITDVTPVPHNGCRLPKRRRV from the coding sequence TTGGCTAAAAAAACCACTAAAAGAAGGTTAAGAAAAAAAGAGCGAAAAAATATTGCTTATGGAATAGCCCATGTACAGTCTACTTTTAACAATACCATTGTTAATATCACTGATCAGAACGGCAATACCATTGCCTGGGGCAGTGCAGGAGGAAAGGGGTTTAAAGGCTCCAGAAAAAGTACTCCCTTTGCAGCCCAGATTACAGCCAATGAAGTAGCCAGGGAAGCCCAGGAACACGGGATAAGCAAGGTAGATGTAAGGGTAAAGGGCGTAGGATCAGGCAGAGAAACTGCAGTAAGATCTCTGCAGGCTGCAGGTATTGAGATTGGAAACATCACTGATGTAACTCCTGTACCTCATAATGGGTGCAGGTTGCCAAAGAGAAGAAGAGTGTAG
- the rpsM gene encoding 30S ribosomal protein S13 produces MARIAGIDIPRDKHISISLTYIFGIGRSKANKILEDLKIDKSLKTKDLSEDEVARIREYIDTNVKVEGDLRREVTQNIKRLIEINSYKGIRHKRGLPVRGQRTHTNARTRKGRKRGVGIRKKQKTG; encoded by the coding sequence TTGGCTAGAATAGCAGGCATAGATATTCCAAGGGATAAGCATATAAGTATTTCATTAACCTATATCTTTGGGATTGGAAGATCCAAGGCAAATAAGATTTTGGAAGATCTAAAAATAGACAAAAGCTTAAAGACCAAGGATTTAAGCGAGGATGAGGTTGCCAGAATAAGGGAGTATATAGATACCAATGTTAAGGTGGAAGGCGATCTGAGAAGAGAAGTGACCCAGAATATTAAGAGACTTATAGAGATCAACTCTTATAAAGGCATCAGGCATAAAAGAGGTCTTCCGGTGAGGGGTCAGAGGACCCATACCAACGCCAGAACCAGGAAGGGCAGAAAACGTGGCGTAGGCATCAGGAAGAAGCAAAAAACAGGTTAA
- the rpmJ gene encoding 50S ribosomal protein L36, whose amino-acid sequence MKVKPSVKKICNDCKIIKREGRVMVICKNPRHKQRQG is encoded by the coding sequence ATGAAAGTGAAACCATCTGTTAAAAAAATTTGCAATGATTGCAAAATTATAAAAAGAGAGGGCAGGGTTATGGTTATCTGTAAGAACCCTCGGCATAAACAGAGACAGGGTTAA
- the infA gene encoding translation initiation factor IF-1: MSKKEGIIEAEGTILEALPNAMFRVELDNGHKILAHISGKMRMHYIKILPGDTVKVEISPYDLSRGRITYRKK, from the coding sequence ATTAGTAAAAAAGAAGGCATTATAGAAGCAGAAGGTACTATACTGGAAGCTTTGCCCAATGCTATGTTTAGGGTGGAGTTGGATAATGGTCACAAGATACTGGCCCATATATCCGGTAAGATGAGGATGCATTATATTAAGATCTTGCCTGGAGATACGGTAAAGGTAGAGATCTCTCCCTATGATTTGAGCAGGGGCAGAATTACATACAGGAAGAAATAA
- the map gene encoding type I methionyl aminopeptidase, producing MIICKSVEEIEKMKKAARVVAEVLLKIEDIIEPGMTTGHLDKVAEKIISNRGGIPAFKGYKGRISSVPFPSSICASINDEVVHGIPGKRKIKDGDLVSIDVGVKLDGFFGDAARSFLVGDVKKVTRRLWQATKGALDLSIEQCRIGDRLSDLSHQIEERAKRDGFSVVKDFVGHGIGKNMHEDPQILNYGPPGQGPKLKAGMVFAIEPMLNTGGSGVKVLDDGWTVVTEDGSTSCHIEDMVAITDGEPMVLSRI from the coding sequence ATGATAATATGCAAGTCTGTTGAAGAGATTGAGAAAATGAAAAAAGCTGCCCGGGTGGTGGCAGAAGTTCTTTTAAAAATTGAGGATATAATAGAACCGGGCATGACTACCGGACACCTGGACAAGGTTGCGGAAAAAATAATTTCCAACCGGGGAGGCATTCCTGCTTTTAAAGGCTATAAGGGAAGGATAAGCAGCGTACCTTTTCCCAGCAGTATATGTGCATCTATAAATGATGAAGTGGTGCACGGGATACCCGGCAAGAGAAAAATAAAGGATGGGGACCTGGTATCCATAGATGTAGGGGTAAAACTGGATGGTTTTTTTGGTGATGCAGCCCGGAGTTTTTTGGTGGGGGATGTAAAAAAAGTCACCAGGCGGCTGTGGCAGGCTACCAAAGGAGCCCTTGACTTGAGTATCGAACAATGCAGGATAGGGGACCGGCTTTCAGATCTTTCTCATCAGATAGAAGAAAGGGCCAAGAGGGACGGTTTTTCGGTGGTTAAGGATTTTGTGGGTCACGGTATTGGCAAGAACATGCATGAAGATCCCCAGATACTCAATTACGGCCCTCCGGGGCAGGGACCCAAACTTAAGGCAGGAATGGTATTTGCTATAGAGCCCATGCTCAATACAGGGGGCAGCGGGGTTAAGGTTTTAGACGATGGCTGGACGGTGGTTACCGAAGACGGGAGCACTTCCTGCCATATTGAGGATATGGTTGCTATAACTGACGGAGAGCCCATGGTGCTTTCCAGGATTTAA
- a CDS encoding adenylate kinase, protein MIAILLGPPGAGKGTQAQKIAEKFKIPHISTGDILRKEIKTGSQLGNKAREYVETGKLVPDELIIEIIELQISGPEASRGFILDGFPRNLAQARMLENRFKALSLSVDKVINIDVGRQEVISRLTSRGICPDCRQVSTMEEGGQSKCPDCGQKLIKRKDDNVEVIEKRLDVYSQQTEPLINYYRDRDILVDIDGEASLSEVTERILGSL, encoded by the coding sequence ATGATAGCTATACTGTTAGGGCCTCCCGGGGCCGGAAAGGGCACCCAGGCTCAGAAGATAGCAGAAAAATTTAAGATACCTCATATATCTACCGGAGATATTTTAAGGAAAGAGATAAAGACTGGAAGCCAGCTGGGAAATAAGGCCAGGGAATATGTAGAGACCGGAAAGCTGGTACCGGATGAACTGATTATAGAGATTATAGAGCTGCAAATAAGCGGTCCTGAAGCCAGTCGCGGGTTTATACTGGATGGTTTTCCCAGGAATCTGGCCCAGGCCAGGATGTTGGAAAACAGGTTTAAAGCACTGAGTTTATCTGTGGATAAGGTTATAAATATTGATGTTGGCAGACAGGAAGTTATAAGCAGGCTCACATCCAGGGGGATCTGCCCTGATTGCAGGCAGGTGTCCACCATGGAGGAAGGTGGGCAGTCTAAATGTCCTGATTGCGGGCAGAAGCTGATTAAGAGAAAAGATGATAATGTAGAGGTAATAGAAAAAAGGCTGGATGTCTACAGCCAGCAGACCGAGCCCCTTATAAACTATTACCGGGATAGGGACATTTTGGTTGATATTGACGGGGAGGCTTCCCTTTCCGAGGTTACGGAGAGGATTCTGGGGAGTCTATGA
- the secY gene encoding preprotein translocase subunit SecY produces MFKAILTAFRIKEIRNKILFTIGILAIYSFGGTITVPGVDASVITSQVETGVIGMMDLFSGGALGRFAVFSLGIMPYITATIIMQLLQVVIPKLEMLAKQGEVGRRKINQISRYLTAGLALVQSVAMVFYFRGFGAIPQFDFMHVSLIVLTLTAGTTIIMWLGELINVHGIGNGISLIIFASIVSRLPGQFISLFRLRGGDIVYIILFLLISVGVVMAVIMIQQGERRIPVQYAKRVVGRKVFGGQSTYIPLKVNQSGVMPIIFAVSVLLFPATIAQFIPNQFIQSFAQALSATTEGGLNPIYAVVYTLLIIFFAYFYTAITFNPIDTADNLRKYGGFIPGIRPGKNTADYLTNILNRITLPGAIFLALVALMPELLINYMQLPFQFGGTSIIIAVGVALDTMRQLESQLTMRDYEGFLK; encoded by the coding sequence ATGTTTAAGGCCATACTTACCGCCTTTAGGATAAAGGAGATAAGGAATAAAATCCTTTTCACCATTGGCATTTTGGCTATTTACAGCTTTGGCGGGACCATTACGGTTCCTGGGGTTGATGCTTCGGTTATAACCAGCCAGGTAGAAACCGGGGTTATAGGAATGATGGATCTGTTCTCCGGTGGAGCCCTGGGCAGGTTTGCGGTTTTTTCTCTGGGTATTATGCCCTATATTACCGCTACCATTATCATGCAGCTGCTGCAGGTAGTAATACCCAAGCTGGAGATGCTGGCCAAGCAGGGCGAAGTAGGCAGGAGGAAGATTAACCAGATTTCCAGGTACCTTACTGCCGGACTAGCGCTGGTTCAGTCCGTAGCCATGGTTTTTTATTTCAGGGGCTTTGGGGCCATACCCCAGTTTGATTTTATGCATGTGTCCCTTATAGTGTTAACTCTTACTGCTGGTACCACCATAATTATGTGGCTGGGCGAGCTTATAAATGTGCATGGTATAGGAAATGGAATTTCCCTGATTATATTTGCGTCTATTGTTTCCAGGCTTCCCGGCCAGTTTATAAGCTTATTCAGGCTGAGGGGCGGCGATATAGTGTATATTATATTATTCCTGCTGATCTCTGTGGGGGTGGTTATGGCAGTTATAATGATTCAGCAGGGAGAAAGAAGGATACCGGTACAGTATGCCAAAAGAGTGGTAGGCAGAAAGGTTTTTGGGGGCCAGAGTACCTATATACCGCTCAAGGTTAACCAGTCCGGGGTAATGCCAATTATATTTGCTGTTTCAGTGCTGCTGTTTCCGGCTACTATTGCCCAGTTTATTCCCAACCAGTTTATACAGTCTTTTGCCCAGGCACTCAGTGCTACTACCGAGGGTGGATTGAATCCTATATATGCGGTGGTTTATACTTTACTGATTATATTCTTTGCTTATTTCTATACAGCCATAACTTTTAATCCTATAGATACTGCTGATAACTTAAGGAAATATGGCGGATTTATACCGGGAATCAGGCCGGGCAAGAATACTGCTGATTATCTTACCAATATATTGAACAGGATTACCCTTCCCGGGGCTATATTTTTGGCCTTGGTGGCTTTGATGCCGGAGCTTTTAATTAATTATATGCAGCTGCCTTTCCAGTTTGGAGGCACTTCAATAATTATTGCTGTAGGTGTAGCCCTGGATACCATGAGGCAGCTGGAGTCTCAGTTGACCATGAGAGATTATGAGGGGTTTCTGAAATGA
- the rplO gene encoding 50S ribosomal protein L15, translating to MKLCDIKPPKGTLKPKKRVGRGDGSGHGTTSGRGTKGQLCRSGGKTRIGFEGGQMPLQRRLPHLKGFKNTRKKVYNVLNVGDLERFDQDSVIDYDQLQKAGLLLKRNRMVKVLGDGDITKSITVKADCFSQSAKEKIEKAGGKAEVIKHV from the coding sequence GTGAAACTTTGTGACATAAAACCGCCAAAAGGTACATTGAAACCTAAAAAGAGAGTGGGCAGGGGCGACGGCTCTGGGCATGGTACTACTTCGGGTAGGGGTACCAAGGGCCAGCTGTGCCGTTCAGGAGGTAAAACCAGAATCGGCTTTGAAGGCGGCCAGATGCCTTTGCAGAGGAGACTGCCTCATCTGAAGGGTTTTAAAAATACCAGAAAGAAAGTTTATAACGTATTAAATGTAGGTGACCTGGAAAGGTTTGACCAGGATTCAGTAATTGATTATGATCAGCTGCAGAAGGCAGGCCTTCTTCTTAAAAGGAACAGGATGGTCAAGGTGCTGGGAGATGGAGATATAACTAAAAGCATTACCGTCAAGGCTGACTGCTTTAGCCAGTCGGCTAAGGAAAAGATTGAAAAAGCCGGGGGTAAAGCGGAGGTTATAAAACATGTTTAA
- the rpsE gene encoding 30S ribosomal protein S5 has product MPDNANTNELSEKVIKINRVAKVVKGGRRFSFSALVAVGDMSGKVGVGYGKGNEVAIAIRKGVNNAKKNMFELPLIEGTIPYEVNGRYGAGHVFMKPASEGTGVIAGGPVRAVLELGGVRNILTKSLGSPNALSIVNATVSGLKSLKTPEQIKKMRAN; this is encoded by the coding sequence GTGCCTGATAATGCCAATACAAATGAATTAAGTGAAAAAGTAATAAAGATAAACAGGGTGGCCAAAGTAGTAAAGGGCGGAAGAAGATTTAGTTTCAGTGCCCTGGTAGCTGTTGGAGATATGAGCGGCAAGGTAGGAGTAGGCTATGGAAAGGGAAATGAAGTTGCCATAGCTATAAGAAAAGGTGTTAATAATGCCAAGAAAAATATGTTTGAGTTGCCGCTGATTGAAGGCACTATACCATATGAAGTAAATGGACGTTATGGTGCTGGACATGTATTTATGAAACCGGCTTCAGAAGGTACCGGAGTTATCGCCGGTGGCCCGGTGAGGGCAGTATTGGAGCTGGGCGGGGTTAGGAATATTCTTACCAAATCTCTGGGCAGCCCCAATGCATTAAGCATTGTAAATGCTACGGTCAGTGGACTTAAGTCACTGAAGACACCTGAACAGATAAAAAAAATGAGAGCTAATTAA
- the rplR gene encoding 50S ribosomal protein L18, which produces MKTKIERKDRGLRRKLRSKHKVQSRSVKPRLCVYRSNKHIYGQIIDDLTGNTVIGVSSQVIEPKSEDKGKIDISFRTGQKLAELAKGKKISEVAFDKNKFKYHGRVKALADGARKGGLKF; this is translated from the coding sequence ATGAAAACAAAGATTGAAAGAAAAGATAGAGGGCTTAGAAGGAAATTAAGGTCAAAGCATAAGGTACAGTCAAGATCTGTAAAACCAAGGCTTTGTGTTTATAGAAGCAACAAGCATATTTATGGACAGATTATTGATGATTTGACCGGAAATACAGTTATTGGCGTTTCCAGCCAGGTTATTGAACCGAAATCTGAAGATAAGGGCAAGATAGATATAAGCTTCAGGACTGGCCAGAAACTTGCCGAGCTGGCTAAAGGGAAAAAAATAAGCGAAGTAGCTTTTGATAAAAATAAGTTTAAATACCACGGAAGAGTAAAAGCTCTGGCTGATGGCGCCAGAAAAGGCGGATTGAAATTTTAA
- the rplF gene encoding 50S ribosomal protein L6 gives MSRIGKRPIPVPEGVEVDIKKNKVTVKGKLGELSIEVDSGIKVVVEDNQIKVKPESMTKQNMAKYGLYRSLINNIVVGVSQGFSKTLKIVGVGYRAAVKGNNLEIMVGYSNPVVIEQISGITFEVPDNTTIIVRGIDKQLVGKITADIRDIRKPEPYKGKGIRYENEYVRKKVGKAAITAGTGK, from the coding sequence GTGTCAAGAATTGGCAAAAGGCCCATTCCTGTACCGGAGGGCGTTGAAGTAGATATTAAGAAAAATAAAGTTACCGTTAAGGGAAAATTAGGGGAACTTTCAATTGAGGTTGATTCAGGTATAAAAGTTGTGGTTGAGGATAATCAAATAAAGGTTAAGCCTGAAAGTATGACCAAACAGAATATGGCCAAGTATGGGCTGTACAGGAGCCTTATCAATAATATAGTGGTTGGCGTTAGCCAGGGTTTTAGCAAGACCTTGAAAATAGTGGGTGTAGGTTACAGGGCTGCGGTTAAGGGTAACAATCTGGAAATCATGGTAGGGTATTCAAACCCGGTGGTGATAGAGCAGATATCCGGTATAACCTTTGAAGTGCCCGATAACACCACTATTATAGTCAGGGGCATAGATAAGCAACTGGTGGGCAAGATTACTGCAGATATTAGAGACATAAGAAAACCTGAACCATATAAGGGCAAAGGTATAAGATACGAAAATGAATATGTAAGGAAAAAAGTGGGTAAAGCTGCTATTACTGCTGGTACTGGTAAATAA
- the rpsH gene encoding 30S ribosomal protein S8: MAVTDPVADMLTRIRNAGKAKLDWVDMPFSKLKLDIAAILEKEGYVKSRETRQSDAGLEIIRIYLKYDKERNSAINGLKRISKPGLRNYTKSREIPRVLGGLGTVVLSTSKGILTDKQAKKEGVGGEILCFIW, from the coding sequence ATGGCTGTTACAGATCCTGTTGCGGATATGTTAACTAGAATAAGAAATGCAGGTAAGGCTAAGTTAGATTGGGTGGATATGCCCTTTTCTAAACTTAAGTTGGATATTGCTGCCATCCTGGAGAAGGAAGGCTATGTAAAGAGCAGGGAAACCAGGCAGTCGGATGCAGGCCTGGAGATTATAAGGATATACCTTAAATATGATAAGGAAAGAAACAGTGCTATTAATGGACTGAAAAGAATTAGCAAACCAGGCCTTAGAAATTATACCAAGAGCAGAGAGATACCCAGGGTGCTTGGCGGTCTGGGGACTGTAGTACTTTCTACATCTAAAGGTATATTAACTGACAAGCAAGCTAAAAAAGAGGGCGTAGGCGGAGAAATCCTGTGCTTTATTTGGTAG
- a CDS encoding type Z 30S ribosomal protein S14 translates to MAKKALIEKQQKEQKYSTRQYNRCNRCGRSRAYYRKFGLCRICLRELAHEGKIPGLTKSSW, encoded by the coding sequence TTGGCTAAGAAAGCTTTAATAGAAAAACAGCAAAAGGAACAAAAATATAGTACCAGACAGTATAACCGATGTAATAGGTGTGGACGCAGCAGAGCCTACTACAGGAAGTTTGGTCTATGTAGGATATGTTTAAGAGAATTGGCTCATGAGGGAAAAATCCCTGGGCTGACCAAGTCCAGCTGGTAA
- the rplE gene encoding 50S ribosomal protein L5 produces MKPRLKQQYQEEIIAELKKEFGYKNIMEVPKVEKISVNMGVGVATENIKELEAAVEDLTKITGQKPVITKARKSIAGFKVREGNPIGCKVTLRGARMYEFLDRLLNVALPRVKDFRGLSPKSFDGSGNYTMGIKEQLVFPEIDYDSILSVKGMNITINTTAQSDEEALGLLSRFGFPFRK; encoded by the coding sequence ATGAAACCAAGATTAAAACAACAATACCAGGAAGAAATAATAGCAGAACTCAAGAAGGAGTTTGGCTATAAGAATATCATGGAAGTGCCCAAGGTGGAAAAGATCAGTGTAAATATGGGCGTAGGTGTTGCTACCGAGAATATAAAAGAGCTGGAGGCGGCAGTTGAGGATTTAACCAAGATTACCGGCCAGAAACCGGTAATTACCAAGGCCAGGAAATCAATAGCCGGGTTCAAAGTAAGGGAAGGCAATCCCATAGGCTGCAAGGTTACCTTGAGGGGTGCCAGGATGTATGAATTTTTGGACCGGCTGCTGAATGTTGCCTTGCCCAGGGTAAAGGATTTCAGGGGCCTTTCACCCAAGAGTTTTGACGGCTCCGGCAATTATACCATGGGCATCAAGGAACAGCTGGTGTTTCCAGAAATTGATTATGACAGTATTTTAAGTGTAAAGGGAATGAATATTACTATAAATACAACTGCCCAGAGCGATGAAGAAGCATTAGGCTTGCTTTCCAGGTTCGGGTTTCCCTTTAGAAAATAA
- the rplX gene encoding 50S ribosomal protein L24: MLKIKKDDKVKVIQGKDRGKTGKVLRVDMSDGRVFVEGINMIKRHTRAKSQNEPGGIINKEGPLNISNVLVICPQCNKPSRVGFEIGKSGQKVRVCKKCGEQI, translated from the coding sequence ATGCTTAAGATAAAAAAAGACGATAAGGTAAAAGTAATCCAGGGCAAGGATAGAGGCAAGACAGGCAAGGTGCTGAGAGTAGATATGTCTGATGGCCGGGTCTTTGTAGAGGGAATAAATATGATAAAAAGGCATACCCGGGCTAAAAGCCAGAATGAACCTGGAGGAATTATAAATAAGGAAGGCCCGTTGAATATTTCTAATGTATTAGTGATTTGCCCTCAGTGTAATAAGCCTTCAAGGGTAGGCTTTGAAATTGGCAAGTCAGGGCAAAAAGTCAGGGTTTGTAAAAAATGCGGAGAGCAGATATAA